The Psychrosphaera ytuae genome includes a region encoding these proteins:
- the recA gene encoding recombinase RecA — protein MDANKEKALGAALQQIERQFGKGSIMKLGDSKALDIESVSTGSLGLDIALGIGGLPCGRIIEIYGPESSGKTTLTLQVIAQAQKQGKTCAFVDAEHALDPIYAAALGVNVDELLVSQPDTGEQALEITDMLVRSGAVDVLIVDSVAALTPKAEIEGDMGDSHMGLQARLMSQALRKLTGNIKRSNTLCIFINQIRMKIGVMFGNPETTTGGNALKFYASVRLDIRRIGSVKEGDEVIGNETRVKVVKNKVAPPFKQTEFIIMYGQGISKEGELIDLGVKHNVVDKSGAWYAYGGSKIGQGKANCIKFLKENTDVAEEIEQKLRDMLLLQATIKDEEAEDKDATLEG, from the coding sequence ATGGACGCAAATAAAGAAAAAGCACTCGGTGCCGCGTTGCAACAAATCGAACGCCAATTTGGTAAAGGTTCGATTATGAAACTAGGTGATAGTAAAGCGCTTGATATTGAATCGGTTTCTACAGGTTCATTAGGTCTTGATATCGCACTAGGTATAGGCGGTCTACCGTGTGGTCGTATTATCGAAATTTATGGTCCAGAGTCTTCAGGTAAAACAACCTTAACATTACAAGTCATTGCCCAAGCCCAAAAACAAGGTAAAACTTGTGCGTTCGTTGATGCCGAGCACGCCCTAGACCCGATCTATGCAGCAGCGCTAGGTGTAAATGTTGACGAACTTCTGGTTTCTCAGCCTGATACAGGTGAGCAAGCGCTAGAAATCACCGACATGTTAGTACGCTCTGGTGCAGTAGATGTATTGATTGTTGACTCGGTAGCAGCATTGACACCAAAAGCAGAAATCGAAGGTGACATGGGTGACTCACACATGGGTCTTCAAGCTCGATTGATGTCACAAGCACTTCGTAAGTTAACGGGTAATATCAAGCGCTCTAATACGCTTTGTATCTTTATCAACCAAATCCGTATGAAAATTGGTGTTATGTTTGGTAACCCAGAAACAACTACTGGTGGTAACGCACTTAAGTTCTACGCGTCAGTACGTTTAGACATTCGTCGTATTGGTTCTGTTAAAGAAGGCGACGAGGTAATAGGTAACGAAACGCGAGTTAAAGTCGTTAAAAACAAAGTAGCACCTCCGTTTAAACAGACTGAATTTATCATCATGTACGGTCAAGGTATCTCGAAAGAGGGCGAATTGATTGACCTTGGTGTTAAGCATAACGTAGTTGACAAATCTGGTGCTTGGTATGCGTACGGCGGCAGTAAGATTGGCCAAGGTAAAGCAAACTGCATTAAGTTCTTGAAAGAAAACACCGACGTAGCGGAAGAAATCGAACAAAAACTTAGAGATATGTTGTTACTTCAAGCAACAATCAAAGACGAAGAAGCAGAAGATAAAGATGCTACTTTAGAAGGTTAA